The nucleotide window CGCTGTTTCTCCCGGTTGCTTTTGGTATAGTCAGGGTTGTTTTCCCTGTATTTTTCCCAGTAGTCCGAGTTCTTCTCGCACCACCGCTTTTGGGCATCTTGCTTGTTTAAGCGATAAGCCTCATCATCCTTTACCTTCTTTTTTTGCCACCGGCGTTTGCGTGCTCTCTGGCAATCAGGCTTGGAGCAGTATTTCTGGTCGGGGTTACGTTTGGTAAGGGGAAAAAGACACCGGCAGAATTTACAGCGCTTCTTGACCATACAACCTCCATGAACAGTTGTTCACCAAGGTGGTAGGCTTGCAAAGAAGAAAAATGAATAGAAAAAAACAGGCGGGGTGGGGCTGGATATTGCGGGATACTGGCAACATAACCAAACTGGCAACATAATGTCCCCACTTTCTTTCTTTAAATTGGTTCCCAATTCTTATAACCGATTACAAGGCAGTTTTTTGAAACAGCATGGCAGCACAGTAAAAACTGAGGCCGTAGAGGGCTTTCAGGGGGTGTTTTTGGTGTCAGGTATGGGGAAATGCGTAGAAGCGCTTAGAAAGGGCGTAGGAGGGCTTAAAGTGGAAATGGGGTGTTAGCCAACAATGATATTGCCAATTATGTCCAGAGAACTTAATATTACTCTGCAAAACATGGAGGTATATCATATGGCAACCATAGAAAAAATTCAGGACGACATACTTTCTCTTTCCGACTCCGAAAAACTCAGGCTTTCCAAATGGCTTTCCGAGTTAGAAGCAAGAGTCTGGGATCAGGAAATTGTGGATGATTTTTCGCAGGGTGGCAGAGCCAACGCTTTATTGGAACGAGTGAAGTCTGATTATGCAGCCGGAAAGTGCTCAAGATGGGAATAAGATCATTTACACATCCTGATTTCTGGAAGTGTTATGAAAAGCTCCCTAAACATATTAAAACCCTTGCTGATAGAAAATTTGAGCTTTTCAAAGAAGATCCCAGCCATCCGTCATTGGATTTCAGTAAAAAGGGATCTGTCTGGACAGTGAATGTTGGCTACCATTACAGAGCAATAGCTTTTAGAGAGGGCGAAGATATTGTTTGGTTCTGGATTGGAAGCCATGAGGACTACAATACGTTAATGAATAGGTTAGCTTAATCCCCACCCCTCCCATACTCCATCGGCCGCATCCATTCAGCAGGCTGCTCCAAGCCCCACCCCGCCTTATCAGCTTGATCTCTGAGCAGCCGTAATATCTGGTGTGCTTCTGTGCGCTTTAGTGCAAGTGCAGCTATTGGCTCTGTATCTACAGATTTGAACCCGAGTATAAGTGCGTCGCCTTGGGTTTCAAGCTGTACCTCAGTGGAGTAGTAGGGCTTTGCACTTTCTGGCTTTGCAGTTTTCGGTATTTCACCAGGCTTTCTGTTGACTACGGCAGCAATATGCCCCATTTGCATTACTTCTGCTGAATCAGGTGTTCTGGAGGCAGTAGGGCTGGTACTGGTAAGCTTGTCACCCATAGACTTCAAAAGCATACCCAACAGCCTTCTCGAAATGTAGGCTTTGCTGGTATTGCCGTCTTGCAGATAGAGGATCAGAAACATTTTGTCCTCTGTGGGGTCATAGCCTATGGTGACTGTATTTGCTTTGGGGTAGGTAACACTCACTTAACCCCACCAAGCCTCTTAATCAGCGGCAAATTACCACCCATAAACCCATCCAGCCTTACCTTCAGCTCATTAACTGTTTCCTCTCCGTGCTTCAAAGGCTGGCCGTCTTTAAGCAGTGACTTGTTTAAACCCCGCAGTCTTGCCTCTACACCTGCTGGGATGTCCTCGTTCTTACTGAGTGCATCAATGGCCATCCACTGGATCTCGTCCAAGTTAATGCCAGTACCAATGCCTGGTAATGCCAGATACCTGTAAGGTGCGCCACGGGATACCATTTCGGCCAGAGTCTGATTGAAACTTATGGCTGGTTTCTTGTTTGTGTTTTGGACATAGAAGCCAACAGCTCCGCCGTGTGCAAGTAGAGTCAAAGACTGCAACAGTGATCCCAGATTTAGATCCGACAAAGCTTTATTCAGATCAGCAATTTTAACTGGACCCTTGGCTATCTGCTCTATGATTGGCTTATATACTTCTTCCTTGCCAGATACTTCACCAAACCCAGTCTGAAATTTGAGAGATATCTTATCAGGTGCTTGCAGTAATGTGACCATTCTCTGGGCGAATAGACTTAACTGCTCTCCACTCCATATTGGTGTCTGGCCCCGTACAAATACATCCCTTCTAAAACTCTGATTGATAGCCATGTCCTTAAATAGCTCCCGCATAGCCATATCCGGGGCAGAGTCTATGGCTTTCCGCATTGGTTCAGGCAGCATTGCGTCATAGTTCTCCGGCAAAGTAGCACTTCCCAGAAACCTGAGCTTACCTTCAGAGGCTTCATGGGCGATCTGGGTGAAATAAAACAGTGTCCAGGAGCTATGGAAATATTCGTGATAAATGTAATTCTCGTTACTGGCAGCAGTTTTCTGCAGCTGCTCCAGCCTGGACTGGATACCCGGTTGAGACTTAAATACCGCAGCCCCGGCATTTTTAAGGCTCTCTAAAGCTGTCAGGGCAGACTCAAAGGACTGCTTGTTCACTCCGG belongs to Desulfonatronovibrio magnus and includes:
- a CDS encoding type II toxin-antitoxin system RelE family toxin: MGIRSFTHPDFWKCYEKLPKHIKTLADRKFELFKEDPSHPSLDFSKKGSVWTVNVGYHYRAIAFREGEDIVWFWIGSHEDYNTLMNRLA
- a CDS encoding class I SAM-dependent methyltransferase — its product is MTTAWQHGYYSDTSYTYGFYKEFAPNWLDWVALLKGSEPPNTSKRMLELGCGQGLGLCVMAAANPHMRFVGVDFNPEQIAHARSLVRRTGLTNIEFHEADFVSLAAKDQPFEPCDYVVAHGILTWVNQEVRSAIYRIIDKTLTPGGLAYFSYNALPGWLATHPVQHLMTQFADRTGVNKQSFESALTALESLKNAGAAVFKSQPGIQSRLEQLQKTAASNENYIYHEYFHSSWTLFYFTQIAHEASEGKLRFLGSATLPENYDAMLPEPMRKAIDSAPDMAMRELFKDMAINQSFRRDVFVRGQTPIWSGEQLSLFAQRMVTLLQAPDKISLKFQTGFGEVSGKEEVYKPIIEQIAKGPVKIADLNKALSDLNLGSLLQSLTLLAHGGAVGFYVQNTNKKPAISFNQTLAEMVSRGAPYRYLALPGIGTGINLDEIQWMAIDALSKNEDIPAGVEARLRGLNKSLLKDGQPLKHGEETVNELKVRLDGFMGGNLPLIKRLGGVK